TACACCGCAGATTCACGCCGGCATGAAGTTCAGCCCATTGCGATTGGACGTCGTCGTCCGGCAATTCAACCGGCCCGGGTTGCTCTAACAATGACAACACTTCCGTCCCCCAACTGTCAAATGGTTTCTCCGACAATGCATCTGCCAGCAGCAGAACCTGCAGCACATTCAATGGCTGGTAGTCCTCTTCCGATTCATGCGGCAAGTAATCAAACCACATCAACTTCATCAGGCGATACGTATTGCGCAGCCGAATCAAACGACGCGGATTATTGATCGACAACGCCGTCACAAGCGCGGCGAACAAGTCGCGTTCGTCCTTGTCGTGACTCATGGCAAGCTCGACCAAACGCTTCCGCTGGGCACGCGGCTTGGTCCGGGCCCTCAGCGATCTAACCCGCACACGAGTCTTCACCATTTTGGTTGACGTTCTAATCGGTTTCAGATCAATGCTTGGCGTGCCGACCGTGTCACCGCCATTGCCTGGCGTACGACGACCTCCGGGAACGTCCGTGTCATCACTCGGCGGTTGGGTCGTCCCTGACTCTTGCCCTCGGACGCGCTGCGGGACATCTGCGGCTCCCTCTACATGCAGGAGTCTTTTCGCAAAGCCAGCGAGGTCCTCGGCATGTGGATCACCCAGATGGATCGGCAGCTGGATAATCTTGCTGAGGTAGTCTCTCCCGCGATCGCCATACGCCTCCTTGCTGGTCACCGCCTCCATCAACACCCCCGGGTCGATCGCGAGCACGACGATGATCCCCGGGGCGTCCATCACCAGGCGGACCGCATCAAGCATCTGCACGATCGTCTCCGGCGCGCAGCGATCGAGATCGTCGATGAACAGGATCAGCCGATTGCGGTCCGGCGGATTCTTGTCCAGCGGGACGCTTGGGTCCGGGCCGATCTCGCGGAGGAGGCCGAGTGTGCGCAACTGCCGTTTCATGACCGGGACCTGGCCCAGCCGTTGACGATAGTCGGGCAGTTTCATGTAGCTATACATCTCACGCCAGACCGGGGCTTCGATGAGCGGGAGCCCATGCTTCCAGATGTAGATCACGAAAGCAATCACGCCTGCACCCACGCCGGTGCCAGCCACGCTCTGCCAGAAATCGCTCGAAGTATCAGCGGCAATCGTCGAGGCGACGTACACACCCACCACCAGCAACGCCAACGCGGCGAGCAGTTTTAGAACTTCCCAATAACGCTCCCGACACGCGAAGCGGAAGCCATACCAGCCCCGGCAAAAGCAGTTCTTGCCCGTCAACCCCGTAATCACCGCCTGCGCCAGACCCGCCTGGATGTCCTCACACTGCTCATGCTCCCAGGCATTGAAATCGGCCACCACACAGGGGACCCGACCCTGCTTACCGTTTAATTTTTCATCCAGGATGTGACATCTAAGTTGCTCAAGCACCGAGCTCTTCCCGCTGCCCCACTCCCCCAAAAGCGCCATCGTCATCGGTGTCGCCTGCTCGCGGTGGGTAAACATCCGTGCCAGCATATCCACCAACGACGCACGCCCGAGACTGTCAACGCCTGTCGGTCGATCGGCCATGCCGGTGCCGAGGCCGGGGACGGGCGGTGGGTCGTAAGGTGGGCCTTTATCGCCTGAGCCCGACGATGTGCTGTCAATCTGTTTTCCGAGTTCCGTTGTTGGTGGCTGCTTCCCAGGGTCCTCTTCTGCCGCCCGCTTCTCTTTTTCCCGCGCTTGATAATCGGCGAACCACGCCTCGATTCGCTGTTGTACCGCGGGCCCGTCGATGCCTTTACCTAAGCAGAGCAGATCGTAACATTGCACGATGTCATGCCGTTTCAGCCTCGACAGCGAATCACGCCAGCGTTTCTCCTGCCGATGCCAATCTGTGGACAGGTAACTCTCTTGCCCCTGCCACAGGCGCAACTCCACAACCGATTCGGGTACTTCGATAGCCGACTGAATCGCTTCGAGATCGTCGCGAAGTGCCAGTACAAATGCCGTGTTTGCAGAGGCGCTGGCGGCGGCACTGGCAGCAGTAGAACAGACAGCATTGGCATCCACGGCGCTTGCCGATTCTGCCGAAGAGGCATCAGCGGCAAAAGCGGCATCAATATCGTCCGCATAGCCAGCATAGACAGCCGCATGCACAGCGGCGCTTATGGCGGTCTTATCTATATCTGATGTATCGCTAATAGTAACAAGAGCATCGCGAGAGAGAGAGAAGAGTGCGTCGCGATCATATGATCCACGGAATGTCCGCGACAAATTCAGAACGCAGCCAATGCCCAAGCCCCGTATGTACCAAGCCGCATCCTCACCCCAAAACGAGAACGGGGCTTCTTCTTCGGATTGCGTCGCGGCCGTCAGTGGCATCACGCGCCAGGCACACCGCCCCGCGATCACGCGCGCCGAATCGGGTGGGAGTTCGCGAATACGTGCCAAAAGCTCTTTCAAACTCGGCGTCGAATCATGATCGTCCGGCTGCCTGCTTGCCATCAAGTCCCCTGAGATAGGTCAAAGACACCTTCGTATCATATGGGCTTTGTCCCCGGACCTCGATAGAATTGAACACAATACTCAAACATTTTCCCAACGATTGCTTCCGGGGATCGTCTGTAGTGGTGCTGTGCCGGGCTAGGGTGCAGCGTGAGAGAACACCGATAGCATCGGCGGGTGCTAGCGGGGATAGCGCGGGGCTGCCTGCTTGCTGAAGCAAGCAGGCCGAGGGGCGCGGGCGGGCGCGGGGGGTTGGTGATAGTTTGTGTGTGACGCCATGAATGAAAGGGACGCTGTGATGATGATGCGACGGGTGTTGGGTGTGATGTGTGTTTTCGTTTTGGGGATGCTCGGTTGCCACAGCGCGGGCGGAGTCGTGGTGGATACCCAGGGGGACGGGGAGGTGGGGGTGCCCGCGCGGGTCGAGATGGACACGGACCGGTGGCGCGGGGACATCGACCGCTTTTTGGAGGCGGACCGGGCGGCGTATCCGGCGCGGGGTGGGGTCCTGTTTTACGGGAGTTCGACGATTCGGCTGTGGGAGGTCGAGCGGTTTTTTGAGGGTCGGCCCGTGACGAATCGCGGGTTCGGGGGGACGACGCTCCCGGGTGTGCTGCGGTACATGCACCTCGTGGCGCTGCCCTATGAGCCGGCGGTGATCGTGCTGTACTGCGGGACCAACGACATCGCGGAAGGCCAGCCGGTGGAGCATGTCGTCGCGGACTTTGTGCGGTTTACGCAGCGGGTGCATGAGGCGCTGCCCGGGACGCAGGTGTTGTTGCTGGGGATCGCGCCGAGCGTGAGCCGGTGGAGCATGTGGGACACGATGAGCGAGGCGAACGATCAGATGTCGGCGTACTGCGATGACGCGGATTGGCTGACGTATGTGGACCAGTCGGGGCTGTTGCTGGATGAGGACGGCGAGCCGATTGCGGAGATGTTTACCGATGGGCTGCACATGTCGGAGGCGGGGTACGCGTTGGTGAGTGCGTTGGTGGAGGAGGAGTTGGTAGCGTTGGAGGGGGCGCATCCGTCGATTCGGCGGGTTGAGGAGGCGGGTGGGGAGTGAGGGGTTGGGAGATTGGGGTTGGGCTCCTGCTTGCTGAAGCAGGCGGGCCTGGGGGCGGGGGCTTTGGGTGTTGGGGATTCGTGTTGTTGCGATGTAAAGCTGCGGCCCGTTGGCGGGCGCGCGGGCGTGGGTTCGCGGCGTGGCGGGGCCGGGTTTGCGCGCGCAAAAGTGGACCTGATTTTTAAAAAATCAGGTCCACAAAAAAGCCGGTTATAGGGGCGTTGTGCGCGACGTCGCAGAGCATGCGGTCGGCGTTACTTCTTCTTGTCGTCGGCGGGTGGGGGCATGAGGACTTCGTCGACCATCCCGTAGTCGGCGGCTTCTTTAGCGGTGAAGAATTTGTCGCGTTCGACGTCCTTGGCGACCTGGTCGACGCTTTGGCCGGTGTACCCGGCGAGGAGTTCGTTGAGCTCGTCGCGGGTTTTGAGGATGGCCTCGGCCTGGATCTGGACATCGGTCGTTTGGCCGTAGACCCCGCCGTAGGGCTGGTGGATCATGACCTTGGCGTGGGGGAGGCAGTAGCGTTTGCCCTTGGTGCCCGCGGCGAGGGTGAGTGCGCCGCCGGACATGGCCTTGCCGACGCAGTAGGTCGCGACGTCGCAGGAGATGTGGCGCATGGTGTCGATCATGGCGAGGGTGTCGTCGACGGCCCCGCCGGGGGAGTTGATGTAGAGGTGGATGTCCTGGCCGGGCTTGTGGTTGGCGAGGTGGAGGAGGCGCATGACGACGCCCATGGCGCTGCCGTGGTGGATCTCGCCGATGAGGAAGATGATGCGGTTTTCGAGCAGGAGCTCGTCGATCGTCATCTCGCGGGTGCGTTGGAGGGGCCCGGCGATGTGGGGCGGGGTGAAGCGTGGGTCGTGGGTGGGGGATGGGCCGTAGTCGCCGGAGGGGGTGGCGTGGGGGGCGGCGACACCCACAGATGGAATCTGTGGGCTTCCCGGGGCGGCGCTTGGGGGCGCGGCGCTTCCGGGGGCGGCGAGGAGTTCGGGGGAGCGGGCCATGAGGGCGAAGGGGTCGTGGGGCATGGGTTGGGCTCTTAGGTGTGGTCTTCGTACAGCTTGATCCGCACCTTCGTCGCTTCGCGTCTCAGGTCCGGCTTGGGCATGATAGCCCCGGTTTTTGATCGGCGTGTCGCGCGGATGGCATCACCCCCGAAACCGGGATTGCGTCGAAACGGACGCTCGCGGCGCGCAACAGCAGGGCCCACGCCGATAACCGGCGTGGGCCTGAGCTGGATCGGGTCTCCCTTCCCCAAGGAACTCCCTCAAACCAGACGCTTCGCGGACTCGGCGTCGGCGTGGTGTGGTGTGGTTCGGTGCGGCTGCGGCTGCGGCTTAGTCGAGGCCGTGCGTGTCGTCGTGATCGCCGAGGTCGGCGTCGCGGTCGTCGACCGGGCCGTTGCCGGCGTCTGCTTGCTGGGCCTCGATCATCTCGCGGAGGTACTTGTTTTCTCGGCGGGTGGCTTCGAGGTCGAAGACGAGGTATTTGATCGACAGACGTAGATAGTCCATCGACTCCTGCAGGTCGCTGACGGTCTTCTTCATCTGCGCGTGGCGGTCGCGGGTCTGCTGGGCGAGGTTGGCGAGCTTATCGCGCTCGGCCTTGGGCAGGGTCGAGATCTCGCTCATCAGGCCGGCGAGCTTGGTCTGGAAAGTCTTTTCATCCATGGTCAAAAATCCGTTGTCGATTCGGTCGCGGAGGGGACGTCGTGCGGGGTCACGATCGCCGGGCGGCGGTTTGGTCCGCTGCCTGTGTTAGTTGTATCACCGTCCAGCGAGAAGGCCAGCGGAATGTGAACGCCGTGCGCGACTTCCTAGAAAACAGCGTTTTTCAGCGTAGAAAAGGCGGATTCGGCCGCCGATAACCCCGCCCCGCCGTTCAACGAGGCCGCGTAAAGGCGTGGCGCTGATACGGGATGTTGCGTGGAAACCACACCTGCCGTGGCTTTGTCGTCATCCAGGTCTGGACCGCAACCGCATGCGTTAGGATAGTCACGACTCCCGGGAGATGTCCGATGCCCCGTCCGATCAAGCCCGCGCCGAGATTCTGGTGGTGGCCCCGCCTGTCGGTGGGGTTTGTGGTGTTGTACCTGGCGCTGGCCGGGGCGTTCTTGCTGATCCAGGCCTACCG
The sequence above is a segment of the Phycisphaeraceae bacterium D3-23 genome. Coding sequences within it:
- a CDS encoding P-loop NTPase fold protein encodes the protein MASRQPDDHDSTPSLKELLARIRELPPDSARVIAGRCAWRVMPLTAATQSEEEAPFSFWGEDAAWYIRGLGIGCVLNLSRTFRGSYDRDALFSLSRDALVTISDTSDIDKTAISAAVHAAVYAGYADDIDAAFAADASSAESASAVDANAVCSTAASAAASASANTAFVLALRDDLEAIQSAIEVPESVVELRLWQGQESYLSTDWHRQEKRWRDSLSRLKRHDIVQCYDLLCLGKGIDGPAVQQRIEAWFADYQAREKEKRAAEEDPGKQPPTTELGKQIDSTSSGSGDKGPPYDPPPVPGLGTGMADRPTGVDSLGRASLVDMLARMFTHREQATPMTMALLGEWGSGKSSVLEQLRCHILDEKLNGKQGRVPCVVADFNAWEHEQCEDIQAGLAQAVITGLTGKNCFCRGWYGFRFACRERYWEVLKLLAALALLVVGVYVASTIAADTSSDFWQSVAGTGVGAGVIAFVIYIWKHGLPLIEAPVWREMYSYMKLPDYRQRLGQVPVMKRQLRTLGLLREIGPDPSVPLDKNPPDRNRLILFIDDLDRCAPETIVQMLDAVRLVMDAPGIIVVLAIDPGVLMEAVTSKEAYGDRGRDYLSKIIQLPIHLGDPHAEDLAGFAKRLLHVEGAADVPQRVRGQESGTTQPPSDDTDVPGGRRTPGNGGDTVGTPSIDLKPIRTSTKMVKTRVRVRSLRARTKPRAQRKRLVELAMSHDKDERDLFAALVTALSINNPRRLIRLRNTYRLMKLMWFDYLPHESEEDYQPLNVLQVLLLADALSEKPFDSWGTEVLSLLEQPGPVELPDDDVQSQWAELHAGVNLRCNRLGVPLLEIGSPDTAAMFQLARSLLLPHPEMDPGPKTSEDVVGEAAGEDAP
- a CDS encoding GDSL-type esterase/lipase family protein, whose product is MMMRRVLGVMCVFVLGMLGCHSAGGVVVDTQGDGEVGVPARVEMDTDRWRGDIDRFLEADRAAYPARGGVLFYGSSTIRLWEVERFFEGRPVTNRGFGGTTLPGVLRYMHLVALPYEPAVIVLYCGTNDIAEGQPVEHVVADFVRFTQRVHEALPGTQVLLLGIAPSVSRWSMWDTMSEANDQMSAYCDDADWLTYVDQSGLLLDEDGEPIAEMFTDGLHMSEAGYALVSALVEEELVALEGAHPSIRRVEEAGGE
- a CDS encoding ATP-dependent Clp protease proteolytic subunit, whose product is MPHDPFALMARSPELLAAPGSAAPPSAAPGSPQIPSVGVAAPHATPSGDYGPSPTHDPRFTPPHIAGPLQRTREMTIDELLLENRIIFLIGEIHHGSAMGVVMRLLHLANHKPGQDIHLYINSPGGAVDDTLAMIDTMRHISCDVATYCVGKAMSGGALTLAAGTKGKRYCLPHAKVMIHQPYGGVYGQTTDVQIQAEAILKTRDELNELLAGYTGQSVDQVAKDVERDKFFTAKEAADYGMVDEVLMPPPADDKKK